The sequence GAAGCATTGGCCGGCGTTCTTTAAAAACCTTAAAATAGGACATTTTAAAGTTGCTAGAAATAGGACATTTTAATCTTGCTAATGCAATCACTAATATTAATATTTACTGAAATCATTCCTTGTTGTATAATAATTGGTTATTACATTATAGTTTAATAGCGGAGTTAGCAGAAAATGCGCCTTAAAAGGTTTCTTTATACTTACCGTAGGTCTTTTATTTTTCTTGCCCATCTACTGATTTTTATTATTGCATTTTTGTTTGCTTTTGTGTTGCGTTTTGATTTTTCTTTCCCCTTGGAGTATAAGTGGTTGATTGTCAAGATATTAGCAATTTTAGCTATTATTAAGACTCTCATATTCTACTACTTTGGAGTTTTCTCTGGCCTCTGGCGTTATGTAAATATTGATGATGTCTGGAGGATTACTAAAGCCTCATTTATTTCCAGTGTAGTATTTGTTATTGTTGCTTTTTTTATTGGTATCAATTACTATTTGCCTTATTCGGTATTTGTCTTGGATTGGATTTTGTGTACGGGTTTAGTTACAGGGATGCGTTTTGCTACGCGCATGTTTAGGGAAAGATTTAGGCCTACTCCTAATATTTTTATGAAAAGGGTTTTGATTATGGGGGCTGGAGAGGCGGGGGTTATGGTTTTACGTGAAGTTAAGCATAATCAAGAGCTTGGGATGAGGGTAATTGGTTTTATCGATGATGATCCTAATAAAAAAAGACAGTATATTCAAGGGTTTAAGATTTTAGGTACCCGAAATGATATTGCTTCTATCGTAAAGGAAAAAAGTATTAATGAAGTTATTATTGCTATGCCTTCGGCAAGCGGGGAATCGATTAGGGATATAATCTCCCGTTGTCAGCTGCCAAATTTGACAGTAAAGATTGTTCCTAAGTTGAATAAAATTCTGGGAGGGGAGCTGGAGATAAGGCCGCGCGAGGTTAAACCGGACGATCTTTTGGGTAGAGAGACGGTAAATATCGATAAGCTTGAGATAAGAAAATACCTAAAAGAGAAAAGGGTTTTAATTACCGGGGCTGCTGGCTCCATTGGTTCGGAGTTATGCAGGAAAGTTGCCAATTTTTCCCCGGAAGAAATTATTTTAATTGATCATAATGAAAACAATCTTTATTTTTTAATTATTGAACTCAAGTCAAAATATCCTAGCCTTAATATCCAATCGGTTATTGGCGATATCAATGATATCGGTTTGTTGAAAGAAACATTCTCTAAATATAAACCGCAGGTAGTTTTTCATGCTGCAGCGTATAAACATGTACCGCTGATGGAGGATAATCCGATAGCGGCTGTAAAAAATAATGCTATTGGCAGCAGGAATATTATTTATGCTGCGCATCATTATCGTGTAGAGAGGTTTGTTTTGATTTCAACTGATAAAGCTGTAAATCCCGTAAATATTATGGGATTAAGCAAGAGATTGGCGGAGATTTTCCTGCAGGCTAAGGCAAAACGAAGCAAGACCAAATTTATGGCTGTGCGTTTTGGCAATGTCTTAGGTTCCGATGGAAGTGTCGTGCCGTTATTTAAAAAACAGATAGAAGCCGGTGGCCCTATAACTATAACGCATCCGGATGCAACCAGGTATTTTATGAGCATAAGAGAGGCTGCCCTTTTGGTTTTACAGGCAGGGGCAATAGGGGCAGGAGGAGAAATTTTTATACTGGATATGGGGGATCAAATTAAGATAGTTGATTTGGCTAAAGACCTGGTGACATTGTCCGGTTTAGAATTAGGCAAGAATATTTTTATAAAGTATGTGGGCTTGCGGCCGGGGGAAAAAATCCGCGAAGAGCTGTTGCTTGATAAAGATAAAGATAAAATTACTAAACATAATAAGATCTACATTAATCAGCCCGATGATTTCGATCTTGTTTCTTTGAGAAAACAACTGAAGGAATTGGAAAGTTATATCAATTCAACAAATAAAGATAAAGTTATAAGGAAAATGAAAGAAATAGTTTTTTCCGCTAAAGGTAATTAATTATGTTAGATAAGAAAAGACTTATTTTATATTGCGACAGGGCAATAGTAGCCTGTTTATGTTTGCTAATTTTTTGTTTACCGTTTACAAAAGCCGCAGCCGAGTCTTTTACTTGGGCTGCTATTTTTTTATGGTTGTTAAAGAGGATACTGGGATATCGGACAGAGGTTTTATGGGGCCTTTTCCCCAAGACAGCTTTAAATAGAGCTTTATCAGTTTATGTTTTTGCTAATATTTTATCAGTTATCTTTTGCTCTAAATTAAATTTATTTTTACGAGGATTTTTTGGCAAAGAATTAAAATTTTTGCTTATATATTTTATGCTAGTTGAGGTTATAAATAATAAGAAGCGTCTTTTGAGTATTCTAATTGCGATAATTGCTTCTGCTGTGTTATTAACAGTCGATGGGGGGGTGCAATATTTTACCGGTAGGGATTTTTTAAGAGGCAATTATATGAATAGTTTCTGCGCTTCTTTTTTCGCAGGTAGCGGTTTTGCCGGCTGGTTAATCATAATCATTCCAACACTCTTGGGGATCTTAGCGGCAAAGATAATTGCGAATGTTAAATTAAAGATTCTATTTTTCGTGATGATTGGCATACAAATTTTATATTTATTATTAACATATTCCCGCGGGGCTTGGATAGGATTTTTAATTGCCATCTTATTTGTGCTGGTTTATTTTATTAAAAAGTTAAGTTTAATAACCAGGGTCCTGTTTTTAACCGCATGTGTTTATTTATTGATTTTATTGATATTTTTGCCGCATATCTTGAACCCACAACTTAAATATGAAATATTAACGAAATTTAAATTTAGTCAAACTCTAAATAATCGCGTAAAATCAATACCACAAATAACCACAGGTTCTAATTTAGAAAGGGTTATGCTTTGGAAAGAAGCTCTAAAAATAATCAGAGATTACCCGATTACTGGGTGTGGGCTGAACAACTATTCCATAGTTGCCAGGCATTATAAAAGCTTTGAAGGAGGCGGCGTCTACCCGCATAATTCTTTTCTTCAAAAGACTGCTGAAATTGGCATTGTTGGTTTATTGGCTTTTCTTTTTCTTTTATTTAGTTTTTTTAAAATCGGAGTTATGCATTTAAAGAAAAAGAAAAATTATTTAGTCTTAGGTTTTTTAGCTGGTATTTTGGCTTTTTCAGTGCAAAGTTTCTTCGACACCAATCTTTATTCATTACAGATGGTGGTTTTATTTTGGTATATACTTGGCTTAACGATTGCTGTGATTAAATTAGATTCTTCAAAATAAGATAGATAACCTTATATCGCCATGAAATGCATATTTTCTGTAGATGTTGAAGATTGGTTTCATATCTCTGGGCTTGTCAATACTCCGGAATTGCCAACTTGGGAATCATTTCCTTCGAGATTAGAAAAAAATTTTATGCAGTTATTGGATATTTTTAGCCAAAAAAATGTCCAAGTAACCTGTTTCTTCCTCGGATGGGTGGCGGAAAAATTCCCCCATTTAGTAAAAGAAGCAAAAGAGCGCGGCCATGAGATTGCTTCGCATGGGTATTCGCATAGGTTAGCATATGAAATGAGCCAGGAGGAGTTTCTAGCGGATGTCCGTAAGGCCAAGCAGATAATTGAGGATGTAAGTAGAGTGGCTGTGCTGGGATATCGGGCTCCGGGATTTTCAGTAACTAAAGATACTCCTTGGTTTTTTAATAAGTTAATGGAAGCAGGTTATACTTATGATTCGAGTGTTTTTTCTGCCCCAAGGGTATTCGGAGGGCTAAAAAGTAAAAGATACGCACCATATGCGGTAGGCAATGGGTCTTGTGAGTTTATTGAATTTCCAATTACTGCGATTGAACTTTTTGGAAAGCCTTTTTGTTTTTTTGGCGGCGGCTATTTAAGGTTAACTCCGTATTTTCTTATTAAAGAGATGGGGTTGAAGGTTATAAAAGAGAAACGCCCGGTTGTGTTTTATATCCATCCTAGAGAGATCGATCCAGATCAGCCGCGTTTACTTATGAATATGCAACGAAGATTTAATTCTTATGTCAATTTGAAAACTACCAGAAATAAAATTATAAAGATACTCGATCAATTTGAGATTACGACTTTTACTAAATTCATTAAAGAACATAAAATCATGGAAGAGCCTATCCAATGAAGAAAAACCAGGTAAAAACATTTTTTAATAAATACGCTGTTGATTTCAGTTTGATTTACGGAGGGGGCAACAATTTTTTTAATAATTTTATAAATAATTATTTCAGAAAGTCGATGAAAGTAAGGTTTATAAAAACAATCCAGGGCTGCCAACCGCTTAGCGCAAAGAAGATAATTGATATTGGTTGCGGAGCTGGGCATTATGAGATTGCATTGGCAAAAGAAGGGGCGCAGTATATATATGCAGTAGATTTTGCCAAAGGGATGGTTGATCTGGCTAAAGAGAACGTTAAAAAAGCCGGTTTCGCAGATAAATGTAGGTTTGATCTGGTTAATTTTATATCGGATACTATTGGCGAGACCTTTGACTATGCGATTCTTATGGGCTTTATGGATTATATTAAAGACCCAAAAGTAGTAATAAAAAAAGTACTTTCTATTACTAAATCAAAAGCGTTTTTTAGTTTTCCAGTACGGGGAGGGATACTTGCCTGGCAGCGAAAACTCCGCTATAAAAACCGATGTGACCTATTTTTTTATGATCAAGAGCAAATATATAATTTATTCGAAGGCTTAGAGTATAAAAATCTAACAATAGAAAAAATTGGGCGGGATTTTTTTGTAACCGTAACCTGCAATGGATAAATATGATTTCTTAGATGCCAAGTCTCTCATAAACTTTATGCCTTATAAGAGGGAAATAGACCTTACTATTTTTGTGCCTTGTTACAATGAGGAAGGAAATATCATAGACACTTTCAATACTTTGACATCGGCACTATTAAAAACTAAGCTTTCCTGGGAAATTATAGTTATCGATGATGTTTCGACAGATAAATCTAAAGAGTTGATTTGTCAGTATATTGATGCCCATCCTGAGTATTCCATAAGGTTATTGGCTAGGAAAGTGAATATTGGTTTGGCTCAGAATTATATCGATGCGGCTTTTATCGCAAGAGGCAGATACTACAAGTTGGTTTCCGGAGATAACGCTGAGCATCAGGAAACCTTAGAAAATATTTTTAGCCTTTTAGGTAAAGCTGACATGATTATTCCCTGCCATCTTAGAGTTCAGGGGCGTTCTTTTATGCGGGACCTGTTCTCTAAAACTTATACTTTTATTGTTAACGCTATCAGTGGTTATAAGATTAAATATTATAATGGCGGGGCATTACATTTGACTCCTAATGTGTTACGCTGGCACACCGATTATCACGGGTATAGTTTTCAGGCGGATATTATCACTCGTTTACTGGACCAGGGGATGAGTTATATCGAGATTCCCGGCACTTCTCACGAAAGAAAAGCAGGGGTATCGCAAGCGCTTAAAGTAAAGAATTTTTTATCTGTCAGCCATTTCTTCCTTGATTTGTTAATCAGGCGGTTTGGCAGGATATACCGGAATAAAGCTAAATAGTTTAGTTTAATCGTTGCGCAGAAATCCCCGCCTTCTAAGGCGGGGCTGAATGCGCAACGATTATCCGCCAACGCTCCAGTGGCGGATAATCCAGAAAAGAAACCACGGGCTAAAGCCTGTGGAGATTCATTTTTATTCGGGAGATTTAATGGGAATTTTATGTTTTTCAGTTGTCCTGGTAATAGCTGCAATAGTTTTGCATTTAATTTTATTGAAGCTTAAGTTTCGTTTACCTAGCAATCCTCTGATAGCAATAATTTTGATTTTCTTTTTCGTTTTGGTAGCCGGTTTTACAATCTCCTTTTTTTTAAGAAATGAATACAATTTTTTGCCAAATTCAATTTGGGAATATCTGCAAGTATTAATTTTCTATTTTCCGGTTATGTTAAGTTATGTCATTACCTATGTTGCGCTGGAAGATGACTCTCCTTCTATGACTATTGCGCGTTTTGTAGAACAGGCTAAAGAAAAGGGGAGAAGCCGGAGCCAAATAATGCAGATTATTACCAATGAAGCTTTAATATTACCCCGAATCAAGATTATGCTAAAAGACGGCTGGATAGAATATAAAAATGGGCAGTATCTTGCAACGAAAAAAGGGCGATCCTATAACCAGTTTTTTGCCTTTGGGCTAAAACTATTAAGAATAACCAGAGAAGGCTAATATAAAAGTGTTAGAAAATTATACTCTATTAGTTTTGGCTCCTATTTTAGGTATGGTGAGCAATATTTTAGTTCATGTAATTGTGTCTCGTTTTAATCAGAGGCGCAGCCAGATAAAATGCCTTATTTTTGGTTTTATTTCCGGTTTAATTTGTGTGGTGATTCTATCTTTGGTAACCTATTGCAAGCAGATTAATAATTTAGATTTTATTGCTTATTTATTGTTGGGTTGCATTGCTTATTCTGCGTTTGCTTATGTTTATTTTCATTTTATTAATATAAATATTGCTTCTCTTAGAATCCGTATTCTGCAGGAAGTCATTGATTCCCCAGATGGCTTGACGGAAGAAGGCATACTTTCTCGATATAATGTTGAACAGATGCTTGATAATCGTATCCAGAGACTAGTCGATAGTGGCCAGCTTATAGAGAAGCAAGGTGTTTATTCGCTTGGAAGTAATCGTATTTTTCTTACATTATTCTGGTTTTTTGAGGCATTAAAATTCATTTTTCTCGGCCGAGGTAACCGTTTATTAAGCCCGAATGATCAGCAGCCATTGTCTTTTGGCCTACTTATCAGAGTTTTATGGCAGAATCAGTTTTTTCGATTTCTATGCATTGGCGCAATAAATACTCTTTTTGGATATTGCGCCTATGCTTTTTTGGTAATTTTGAATATTGATTATAGGATTGCCCTTACCATTAGTACTACTCTTGCGGTTTTGTTTAATTATTATACAAATGGCCGTTTCGTTTTTCGTAATTCCGGTAAAAAAGTTCTTTTGAGGTTTATTCTATTGAATGTAATCATGTATATATTTAATCAGCTACTTCTTATTACCCTGGTTAGCCTTAGAATGGGGAAATTGGTGAGCCAGGCGTTGATAGTTCCTATTGTAATTATTATTACTTTTATAATTAACAAAAGGTGGGTTTTCTTTAAAGGGAAATCCTAAAAGGAAAGAAAATGCAGATGATAAGTTTTATAATGCAGGCTGTAATTGCAATATTTAGTTCCTGGTTGTTTACAAGAGCTTATTTTTATTCACGGTCGTTTAGCGACACAATTTTAACCTGTTTTATATTATTATTTGCTCAGATTGTTTCAGTAGAGCTTGCTTTAGGAATGCTGGGGCAATTCTATTTTTTAAATGTTTTTATAGCGCATCTATTAATTCTAATATTAGCTTATCTGAGCTACCGTAATAAAAAAATCCCCTATCTTTTAAAGGTGGATTTAGGGATTTTTATGGACAGTAAATTATTAATTTTTGCTTTTTCAGTTTTTCTCGCCTTTTTTTCTGTGAAAGGTTACTTTAATCTGATCAATCCTCCTATTTCACCTGATAGTTTGCAAGGCCACCTTGCTTTTCCTGCCACCTGGATTATGCATGGAAATTTAGAGAATCGCCTTTGTATCTTTGGCGCAACCCCAATCCTGCATCCAGGTTCGTTAGAAACTACTGCCGGCACATATTATCCTATCAATGCCCAGTTATTTTTTGCCTGGCTTATGCTTCCTTTAAGAAATGCATTCCTGGCGGATATGGGAGAGGCTCCTTTTTATATCATTGGCATAATAGCAGTATATTCTATACTTAAGAATTATAACGTTGATAAAAGGCTGGCTTTGTTAAGCGGTTTCCTTTGGGTCCTTATTCCGAATATCTTTAAGCAGCTTAAAACTGCATCTCAAGTTGATGTTGTTTGTGCGGTAATGTTTCTTCTGGTGTTCTACGTTGTTTTATTGCTTAAGCAGAACTTCACTTTAAAGAATTCTTTACTCTTTGGTATCACAGCAGGGCTTTTTATTGGAATCAAGATTATTAATATAGTTTGGTTAGCCGCTCTTATGCCAGTGATTTGCTATATGTTTTATCATGGAGCAAGAACCGCCAAGGCTACTTTGAAGAAAATTTTAATTAATTTAAGTGTAATTGTTTTTTTTATTGTTTTATTTGGCGCATATATGTATATAAAGAACTTTATTTTGTTGGGTAATCCCGTATTCCCGGTTGATTTGACAATCTTTGGTAAAACTATTTTTAAAGGTTTAATTGATAATGCGACCTATGCTATAAAAATTGCTCCGGGAGATGGATTTAATTTTATGAGGATAACTTTTAGGGAAGGCCTGGGCTTGCAATTTTTGTTTTTTGTTTTGCCTGGTACCTTTGTACCGTTATTTTTTTATCAGTATTTAAAGAAAAACAAATATTCCATTACCGAATATATGTTGATTTTTGCTACTCCGCTTATAATGTTTATTCTCTATAGGGCTTATGTTAATGTATTTGTCGTTCGCTATCTTTTCCCATATATAAGTTTTGGGCTATTAACGGCAATTATTTTTGTGACTAGATTTTCCAAAGGGAACAGGTATTTAGCTGTTGCTTCGTTTATCTCTATTTTTGTAGCAAGTTTTGAATTAGCTAACAGGTATGAACTGGTAGTATCGATTTTACTTTATTTAATATTTTTTACCTGTTTAGTAGTTTATAAAGAAAAAGTAATTTTGTTCTACAGAAGCAAGAAGTTCGGTAAGTTTATATTAATCTCTTTACTTTTGGTATTTTTATTTTTAATCTATTTTAACGAAAAATATGATCGAGAAGAATTTGACCGCTATCCTAAGGTTTTTAGTAAGAAAGAATCTTGGCAGGTAGATATAGGAAGAGGCTGGAAGCGACTTAATGAATTAACTAATACCGGCTCCCGCGTAGCTTATACCGGCCGTCAGGAAGTTTATCCTTTTTTTGGCAGGAGGCTTAAGAATGAAGTAAAGTATATCTCTATTAACGAGAAAGAAGCCGCTCCTTATAATAAACCTGATGGCCGGTATCGGGAAGTCAAAGATTTTTTGGCTTGGAAAGAAAATTTAAAGAAAGAAAGGATTGAGTATTTGTTTATAGCTCTTCCTTTTGCCATTAATAGAGAGTCGCAAGACCCCAGTAAATTTCCCATCGAAGATGAATGGGCTGCAAATCAGCCGGAAAATTTCCGACTTTTATTTAGTAACTCATTATCCCATATTTATAAAGTTTCATTAAATAATTAAAGAATGAGCTCTCAGTCTAAAATAGAAAGCAGGATAATCCCGGAGGAAACCGGGCGTAACCTTTATATGCAACATCTTAAAGTTTATGAATTCTTAAATCAAAATGCCAAGAACAGGCAAATTTTAGAGATTGGTTGCGGGGATGGGTATGGGGCTGCTTTTTTGGCTAAAACTGCAAGATCTATAGTCGCAGTTGATTACGAAGACCAAGTAATTTTTACAGCACAGAATAAATATAAGGCGAATAATTTGCAATATCGCTGTATGGATGCAACAAGATTAGGATTTAAAGAGAATGAATTTGATCTCGTTTGTTCATTTCAGGTGATTGAGCATATTCCAGAAGATAAATTATTAGTTTATCTTAACGAATTAAACAGGGTATTGAAGCCCAATGGAGAGCTTTATCTTTCTACTTTGAATCTTGGGAAGGTAATGAAAAACCCGCAAACTTATAAAAAGAATCCGGCGCATTGTAAAGAATTTGTTGCGGAAGACCTGAAAGCTATTCTGTCAAAGGTTTTTGATAATTATGTAATATATGGTTTGCACCCAAGCTTAAAACATCAATTCTACCTGGTTTTGAAGAAAAGCGGGATTTTTAAATCGTTCCCATTTTTTCTTAATCCAGTCGAGAGATTTTATAAAAACTTAACCACGGATGATTTTAAATTAACCGCTTCTAACCTTAATAAAGCATCTGATTTTGTTTGTGTTTGCAAGAAAAATGCATAAAGCGCAAAAACGTAAGGCAAAGATATTTAAATTTTTTAAAGTCGCCAGGCTTCCTTATTTACCGTTTATTTTAGGTATTGAACCGGGAAATATCTGCAATTTAAACTGCCCATTGTGCCCTACAGGAGCCCAGTCAGGCGGAGCAAAAAAAGGTTTTATGAAATTTGAATTTTTTAAAAATATATTTGATCAACTTAAAAATAGTTTAGTTACCGTAAATCTTTATAATTGGGGAGAGCCGCTATTAAATAAAGACCTGTTTAAAATAATCAAATATATTAAAGATTATAAAAAAAACATATTTGTCGTCACCAGCACAAATCTTAATATAAATGAGAAGGGTGTATTACTCAAACTTTTGAATTCAGGCATCGATGAAGTTATAGTTTCTTGTGATGGTGCTAGTGTTGAGGCTTACAACAAGTATAGAGTAGGAGGAGATTTTAATCTGGTTATGGAAAATCTTAAATTTTTAGCCGATCAGAAGCGTAAATTAGGCAGCAACGTAGATATTGTTTGGAACTTTTTGGTATTTAAACATAATGAGCATGAAATAGCTACTGCTAGAGGTATGGCTGAAAAGCTTGGTGTTTCTTTTCGGTTAGGATTGATGCGGACTTCGATGAAAGATGAGGTTCTTAAGCCCCACCAAGAGGCAATAAAAAAGGATTTGGATTGGATTCCAGATAATCCTGAATATAGCGCTTACGATAAAGTTGGGCTTACTGCTAAAAAGATAATAAAAACATGCAAGAAACCGTGGCAAGAGATTGCTATAAACTGGAATGGTGAGGTTTTTCCTTGTTGCGCTGTTTACGGTGATAGTTTTAACTTTGGGGATACGGCCAAGGATTCTATAAGCAAGATTTGGAATAATGAAAAGTACATTTTGGCACGCAAAGAGATAATTAATAAAAAAGAAAATCCTTTTACTATTTGCGGTATTTGTAAGAACAATGGTTTTATGCACATGTAGGATTTAGCTAGATAATGATTAAATTAAAAAATTAACGATGAATACAGAAAATTTTAACTTTTTGGATAAGCTTACTTGCTGGTTTCGTTTATCTATGACTGCCAAGTATATTGAACAAAATGACGCGGTGCTTGATCTTGGCTGTGGTGTTCAGCACTATCTGCTTAAATGGGGCAAAGATAAATTCAGGGTTGGCTATGGGTTAGATTATGATGTAGAAGATTCTCAGAAAGAAAATATACATCTAGTAAATTACAAATTTCAAGAAAGCCTGCCTTTTAAGGATGAGTTTTTTAATAAGGTTTTCCTGCTTGCTGTTTTAGAGCATATTGAAGAAACTGGAGCTGGGGTTCTTTTTCTTGAATTTTCCAGGATTTTAAAAAAGAAAGGGCGTGTAATCATTACTATACCGACTCTGCGCGGGAAAGCAACTTTAGAACTTCTTGCCTTAAAATTAAGAATTCTTTCCTTTGAAGAAATTTCCGACCATAAACATTATTATAGCGCCAAAGAGATTTCTGATTTAGCAAGAGCAAGCGGGTTAAAAGTCATTCATTCTAAGCTATTTCAATTTGGGCTAAATAGCCTTTATGTATTGGAAAAGTAGCTTCGGTTTAAATTTTAACTCATTAAGAGAAAGAAAATAAATATGCAGATAAATAAAGAACTTTATAAATTACGTTTTGATGAAAACGAAAAAAATTGTAAAAATAATTTGTGGAAAGTACTTTGCAAAGATTTTTTACAGGATTTTATTAATCCCGATTCAAGTGTCCTTGACTTAGGAGCAGGCTTCTGTGAGTTTATTAACAATATTAAAGCAAAGATTAAATATGCCGTAGATATAAATCCTCAGCTGAAGGAGTACGCCAATAGGGAAGTACATGTTATAAATACCCATTCTGCTAATCTTCAAGGGATAAATACCGGCTCGCTAGATGTTGTTTTTTCAAGTGAGTTTTTTGAGCACCTGAAAAATAAGGAAGAGCTGTTTTTGACTCTTAAAGAGGCCCATAGGGTATTGCGTGAAGGAGGCAGGTTAATTATTATCTGCCCAAATATTCGTTATGTTGGGCATAGGTATTGGGATTTTATTGACCATGGTTTACCACTTACTCATTTGGGGATGCGCGAGGCACTCTTAGTAAATAAATATACTTTAATTAAGCTAATACCAAGATTTTTGCCTTATACTACTAAGAGCTGTTTGCCAAAAAACTTGTTTTTACTTAAAATGTATTTAAAGATGCCATTTTTATGGCGTATATTTGGAAGCCAGATGTTTATTATTGCCCAGAAGGAGAAGGTGTAAATAGTGGAGACACTCTTATTTTTTCTTTTGAATATTAGCCCGGTATGCGGAGCCTATCTATTAGTACGTAGATATTTCTCTTTTAAAGAGGCTGTGGATTCTTTTCTTGCCTACATCGTATTGTTTTATGCGCAGATTATAATAACAGTAATCTTTTTGGGGAGCCTCAATATTTTATCGTTAAATAATATTCTAATATTTAATTTTTTAGTTTTATTCTTTATTTGGTTTATCTTAAAAAAGAAGCAAAATTACAGTTATAAAGCAGATTTAAATATGTCCATTAGCTGGTTACGGAATTTAGCTATAGATGATAAAA comes from Candidatus Omnitrophota bacterium and encodes:
- a CDS encoding class I SAM-dependent methyltransferase translates to MQINKELYKLRFDENEKNCKNNLWKVLCKDFLQDFINPDSSVLDLGAGFCEFINNIKAKIKYAVDINPQLKEYANREVHVINTHSANLQGINTGSLDVVFSSEFFEHLKNKEELFLTLKEAHRVLREGGRLIIICPNIRYVGHRYWDFIDHGLPLTHLGMREALLVNKYTLIKLIPRFLPYTTKSCLPKNLFLLKMYLKMPFLWRIFGSQMFIIAQKEKV